One window of the Rhodococcus sovatensis genome contains the following:
- a CDS encoding primosomal protein, which yields MAGDIIPIELGLTRGDFVTLWAPEWHEGDDEWEAFLGHEEDLYGFEAVAHLAAFIRSNDDNDLVDHPSWKIVSALAANELEPDDLHRFDLVGVPELVAEDPDSDILAELAATFEMVQTIGEVCELSTVTSFFAGNPHLGSVGIGVDAYVGKDGQNLWNRIGASISKSWDAVIDAIDSVVTSPDVDAAAVEVAEAELLAATENEVDVDDVSDEDDDTLDDDASDEDSADGNTADEEVTADPIADAAAEEGFWASVGIDPVQIITSEDTYYTLRCYIDDEPIFLGRTGSITVFGSERALARYLADDHDHDLAKVSTYAEVQTAAIDGSLRIDITDDNVYVLPGLADDLAEGPEAVDIDQLDLAVELFTDAADFAEDDSVETALAQSTPLGWYVSYTLEPDPNRLAPSAPFELEAEAWRALERDFEARLRKE from the coding sequence ATGGCTGGCGACATCATCCCGATCGAACTCGGTCTCACCCGCGGCGACTTCGTGACCCTGTGGGCTCCCGAATGGCACGAAGGCGACGACGAATGGGAGGCCTTCCTCGGACACGAGGAAGATCTCTACGGTTTCGAGGCGGTTGCTCATCTAGCCGCTTTCATCCGTAGCAACGACGACAACGACCTCGTCGATCATCCGTCGTGGAAGATCGTGTCGGCTCTCGCTGCCAACGAGCTCGAGCCCGACGACCTTCACCGCTTCGACCTTGTCGGCGTTCCGGAACTCGTCGCGGAGGATCCCGACTCCGATATTCTCGCCGAACTCGCCGCAACGTTCGAGATGGTTCAGACCATCGGAGAGGTCTGCGAACTCTCCACTGTCACTTCGTTCTTCGCCGGCAACCCACACCTCGGATCGGTAGGAATCGGCGTCGACGCCTACGTCGGCAAAGACGGTCAGAACCTCTGGAACCGAATCGGAGCGTCCATCTCCAAGAGCTGGGACGCAGTCATCGACGCAATCGATTCCGTGGTCACCTCACCCGATGTCGACGCCGCCGCCGTGGAGGTCGCCGAAGCCGAGCTGCTGGCTGCCACCGAGAACGAGGTCGACGTCGACGACGTGTCCGATGAGGACGACGACACCCTCGACGATGATGCCTCCGACGAAGACAGTGCCGATGGGAACACTGCGGACGAGGAAGTCACCGCGGATCCCATCGCCGACGCGGCCGCCGAAGAAGGGTTCTGGGCATCGGTCGGCATCGACCCCGTCCAGATAATCACCTCCGAGGACACCTACTACACACTGCGGTGCTACATCGACGACGAGCCGATCTTTCTGGGGCGCACCGGAAGCATCACGGTGTTCGGTTCCGAACGGGCTCTCGCCCGGTACTTGGCCGACGATCACGATCACGACCTGGCGAAGGTCAGTACCTACGCCGAAGTGCAAACAGCAGCGATCGACGGTTCACTGCGCATCGACATCACCGATGACAACGTCTACGTCCTGCCGGGCTTGGCGGACGACCTCGCCGAGGGGCCGGAAGCAGTCGACATCGACCAGCTGGACCTGGCCGTCGAACTGTTCACCGACGCAGCGGACTTCGCCGAAGACGACTCCGTGGAAACCGCGCTCGCACAATCGACACCACTCGGCTGGTACGTCTCCTACACACTCGAGCCCGATCCGAACAGGCTCGCACCGAGCGCGCCGTTCGAGCTGGAGGCCGAAGCGTGGCGGGCGCTCGAGCGTGATTTCGAGGCCCGCCTCCGCAAGGAGTGA
- a CDS encoding APC family permease produces MSVADTPATSPPPDVPAGKGLNTGALGLVGNIVIGLSAVAPAYSLAATLGYVVLAVGDKAPAMFLVAFVPMLLTAFAYRELGRDTPDCGTSFTWGTKAFGPWVGWMAGWGLAVSAIIVLANVAEVAAIYLFEFLGLEGAAESTAAKVALGSFFIVSMTYVSFRGILISERMQNVLLVVQFGVLIGVSITALVKVGAGTAGPQAITPQLSWIIPTGVTMSDAAQAIILCIFIYWGWDACLAVGEETKDSEKTPGRAAVITTLILVATYVLVGYAVQSFAGFGDTGIGLNNPDNLDDVLTILGGPVAGSVVASLLLLTVSISALSSTQTTILPTARGTLSMAVYKAIPKRFASVHPKYMTPGFGTLVMGASALAFYLVLTFVSANALQDSVASLGLAVAFYYGITAYACVWYFRRTLFGSVRNLFMRAIFPLLGGLSMTWAFVQSAVDMIKPDYGFTAYGPIGGVFVLGIGMLVLGIPLMLLCFVGNREFFQGKTLTATTEVKVPDSY; encoded by the coding sequence ATGTCTGTTGCGGATACGCCTGCGACTTCTCCACCTCCGGACGTTCCCGCGGGCAAAGGCCTGAACACGGGTGCGCTCGGTCTCGTCGGAAACATCGTCATCGGGCTGTCCGCGGTTGCTCCCGCCTACAGCCTGGCGGCGACCCTGGGATACGTCGTCCTCGCCGTCGGAGACAAGGCGCCTGCAATGTTCCTTGTCGCCTTCGTTCCCATGCTGCTCACAGCATTCGCCTACCGTGAGCTAGGACGGGACACCCCCGACTGCGGCACGTCGTTCACCTGGGGAACCAAGGCCTTCGGCCCGTGGGTGGGGTGGATGGCCGGGTGGGGATTGGCAGTGTCTGCCATCATCGTGCTCGCCAACGTCGCAGAGGTCGCGGCGATCTACCTCTTCGAGTTCCTGGGATTGGAAGGGGCCGCCGAGTCCACGGCAGCCAAAGTGGCGCTCGGCTCGTTCTTCATCGTGTCGATGACCTATGTCAGCTTCCGCGGCATCCTCATCAGCGAGCGCATGCAGAACGTGCTGCTGGTCGTCCAATTCGGTGTGCTGATCGGCGTCTCGATCACGGCTCTGGTGAAGGTCGGGGCAGGGACGGCGGGCCCGCAGGCCATCACTCCGCAGCTCAGCTGGATCATCCCGACCGGGGTCACGATGTCCGACGCCGCGCAGGCGATCATCCTCTGCATTTTCATCTACTGGGGCTGGGATGCATGTCTCGCGGTCGGCGAGGAGACGAAAGACTCGGAGAAGACACCGGGCCGCGCAGCCGTGATCACCACGTTGATCCTCGTCGCCACGTACGTGCTCGTCGGATATGCGGTGCAGTCGTTCGCTGGATTCGGCGACACTGGAATCGGCCTGAACAACCCGGACAACCTCGATGACGTCTTGACGATCCTCGGCGGCCCCGTTGCCGGCTCGGTCGTCGCGTCGTTGCTGCTGCTCACCGTGTCGATCTCGGCACTGTCCTCGACCCAGACCACCATTCTCCCCACTGCTCGCGGCACCCTGTCGATGGCTGTCTACAAGGCGATCCCGAAGCGATTCGCAAGCGTGCATCCCAAATACATGACGCCGGGGTTCGGCACGCTCGTCATGGGGGCCTCGGCATTGGCGTTCTATCTCGTACTCACCTTCGTCAGCGCGAACGCACTGCAGGATTCGGTGGCTTCACTCGGTCTCGCGGTGGCCTTCTACTACGGAATCACCGCGTACGCGTGTGTGTGGTACTTCCGCCGGACTTTGTTCGGTTCGGTCCGAAACCTGTTCATGCGCGCGATTTTCCCGCTCCTCGGCGGGCTGTCGATGACCTGGGCATTCGTGCAGAGTGCGGTGGACATGATCAAGCCCGACTACGGTTTCACCGCCTACGGTCCGATCGGCGGCGTATTCGTCCTCGGCATCGGAATGCTCGTGCTCGGAATTCCGCTGATGCTTCTGTGCTTCGTCGGCAACCGAGAGTTTTTCCAGGGCAAGACCTTGACCGCGACCACCGAAGTCAAGGTTCCGGACTCTTACTAG
- a CDS encoding DUF2797 domain-containing protein has protein sequence MHTIHRGGFVSRELEAHVMQPHWLYIATFANGVHKVGTAADTRKWGRLAEQGAICAHYVARAEDGKVIRVLEDSVTEQLQVRQAVRSSAKAAALALPIDTVRIDAATTALATCVRTMIEPAVDEATYRVVEEPWRTAGFRDLASGNRLAYPLDITTGTHGFTVDACIGQAAVVRLNDRGAMPDRTHDDASFVVDLHELKGRRVTFGDYTSELPAVQSALF, from the coding sequence GTGCACACCATCCATCGAGGCGGGTTCGTCTCCCGAGAGCTCGAAGCGCATGTGATGCAACCGCATTGGCTCTACATTGCGACGTTCGCCAACGGAGTGCACAAGGTGGGGACAGCAGCCGACACCAGGAAATGGGGTCGCCTCGCCGAACAAGGTGCGATCTGCGCGCACTACGTGGCACGAGCCGAGGACGGCAAGGTGATCCGGGTACTGGAAGACAGCGTGACCGAGCAGCTCCAGGTTCGCCAAGCTGTTCGGTCCTCCGCCAAAGCCGCAGCGTTGGCCCTGCCGATCGACACCGTCCGGATCGACGCCGCGACGACGGCACTCGCCACCTGCGTCCGCACGATGATCGAACCTGCCGTCGACGAGGCGACCTACCGCGTCGTGGAGGAGCCGTGGCGCACAGCCGGATTTCGTGATCTGGCGTCGGGAAACAGGCTCGCGTATCCCCTCGACATCACCACCGGGACGCACGGTTTCACGGTCGACGCCTGCATCGGCCAGGCGGCGGTGGTGAGGCTGAACGATCGGGGCGCAATGCCGGACCGCACCCACGACGACGCGTCGTTCGTCGTCGACCTGCACGAACTGAAGGGGCGCCGGGTGACGTTCGGGGACTACACCTCCGAGTTGCCTGCCGTGCAATCGGCTCTGTTCTAG
- a CDS encoding enoyl-CoA hydratase/isomerase family protein, with the protein MPYLERSGDVHILFLGDEAGPENNENRFHPDWIDRVHVLLDEVEATEGPAALVTTATGKFFTNGLDTDWLFANLDKVTWYLDRVHTLYSRLLTFPMTTVAAVQGHAFGAGAMLATAHDFRTVRVDRGFYCLPEVNLNMPFTAGMSALVTSRLPMQTAIEAMTTGRRFGGADAVTAGIADVAVTEDEVLSSAVERASALTSTRGKNLAGIKAGIHADALAALNIPTGESNFSFGNQ; encoded by the coding sequence ATGCCTTATCTCGAACGCAGCGGTGACGTGCACATCCTCTTCCTCGGTGACGAGGCAGGCCCCGAGAACAACGAGAACCGATTCCATCCCGACTGGATCGATCGGGTCCACGTCCTCCTCGACGAAGTGGAGGCCACCGAGGGCCCTGCCGCGTTGGTCACCACGGCGACCGGGAAGTTCTTCACCAACGGGCTCGACACCGATTGGCTGTTCGCCAACCTGGACAAAGTCACCTGGTACCTCGACCGCGTCCACACTCTGTACTCGCGGCTCCTCACCTTCCCGATGACAACGGTGGCGGCAGTGCAAGGCCACGCGTTCGGCGCCGGTGCGATGCTTGCGACGGCACACGACTTCCGAACGGTCCGCGTCGATCGTGGCTTCTACTGCCTGCCCGAGGTCAACCTGAACATGCCGTTCACCGCGGGCATGTCCGCATTGGTCACATCCCGACTGCCGATGCAGACCGCGATCGAGGCCATGACGACCGGTCGTCGCTTCGGCGGTGCCGATGCCGTCACTGCAGGCATCGCCGATGTAGCCGTGACCGAGGACGAGGTCCTGTCATCGGCCGTCGAGCGGGCGTCCGCACTGACGAGTACGCGCGGAAAGAACCTCGCGGGTATCAAAGCGGGCATCCACGCCGACGCTCTCGCTGCTCTGAACATCCCGACAGGTGAGAGCAACTTCAGCTTCGGAAACCAGTAG
- a CDS encoding phospho-sugar mutase, with the protein MNVAVVVRTTAGICAWLQKKCLGGSTVVVGRDARHGSDAFATAAAETLAAAGFSVVLLPRPLPTPVLAFAVRALDADLGVQITASHNPAADNGYKVYLRGGAQLVPPADKEIEAEIAAVGRAVDVPRSLVAPGGGDVTARYLDTLPALVHASRRNIRIALTPLHGVGGEVALTALRGLGFLDVHVVTSQFDPDPEFPTVTFPNPEEPGAADALLALAAEVDADLAIALDPDADRCAIGVPGPGGWRMLSGDETGALLADHILKSAPPNSLVANTIVSSQLLAALAPARGARYARTLTGFKWLVRAGAGLVYAYEEAIGHCVDPTSVNDKDGISAAVMLADLVAQLKSDSRTLLDVLDDLAMEFGVHAGAQVSKRVDDLGRIDSMMARLRSDPPAELASRAVTMTDMLTARGPLRTDAVELAGNGIRVIVRPSGTEPKVKAYLEVVEPASSREDLVRARATAGATLDELRKFARTL; encoded by the coding sequence ATGAACGTCGCCGTCGTTGTTCGGACCACGGCCGGAATCTGCGCGTGGTTGCAGAAGAAATGCCTCGGCGGGTCGACGGTAGTCGTCGGCAGGGACGCGCGCCACGGATCCGATGCGTTCGCGACTGCAGCTGCCGAAACGCTTGCAGCTGCCGGCTTCTCGGTCGTACTGCTCCCCCGCCCGCTCCCGACGCCTGTGCTGGCCTTCGCCGTTCGCGCTCTGGACGCCGATCTGGGTGTTCAGATCACCGCCTCGCACAACCCCGCCGCAGACAACGGCTACAAGGTCTATCTCCGCGGCGGTGCGCAGTTGGTTCCGCCTGCCGACAAGGAGATCGAAGCCGAGATCGCTGCAGTGGGCCGCGCCGTCGACGTACCCCGCAGTCTCGTCGCCCCAGGCGGCGGCGACGTGACCGCTCGCTACCTCGATACTCTGCCCGCGCTCGTTCACGCGTCTCGTCGGAACATCCGAATCGCGCTGACACCCCTGCACGGCGTCGGCGGCGAGGTTGCACTCACCGCGCTGCGCGGACTCGGCTTCCTCGACGTCCACGTCGTGACAAGTCAGTTCGACCCGGACCCCGAGTTTCCCACCGTCACATTTCCCAATCCGGAGGAGCCGGGAGCAGCAGACGCTCTACTCGCCCTCGCTGCGGAGGTCGATGCCGACCTCGCGATCGCGCTGGATCCCGACGCCGACCGGTGCGCGATCGGCGTGCCCGGCCCGGGAGGCTGGCGAATGCTCAGCGGTGATGAAACCGGGGCTCTACTTGCCGACCACATCCTGAAATCGGCGCCACCGAACTCGTTGGTCGCCAACACCATCGTGTCCTCTCAACTCCTCGCGGCGTTGGCACCCGCGCGCGGTGCCAGGTACGCGCGGACACTGACCGGATTCAAGTGGCTGGTACGCGCAGGGGCCGGCCTCGTCTACGCCTACGAGGAGGCGATCGGTCACTGCGTGGATCCGACGTCGGTGAACGACAAGGACGGCATCTCGGCCGCAGTGATGCTCGCCGACCTGGTTGCGCAACTGAAGTCCGACAGCCGGACACTTCTCGACGTTCTCGACGACCTCGCGATGGAATTCGGAGTCCATGCAGGCGCCCAGGTGTCCAAGCGGGTCGACGATCTCGGCCGCATCGACTCGATGATGGCTCGGCTGCGCTCAGACCCTCCAGCCGAATTGGCTTCTCGCGCAGTCACTATGACCGACATGCTCACCGCACGTGGACCACTGAGAACCGATGCCGTCGAGCTCGCGGGGAACGGAATCCGCGTCATCGTGCGGCCATCGGGAACCGAGCCCAAGGTGAAGGCATATCTGGAGGTCGTCGAGCCGGCCAGCTCGCGCGAGGACTTGGTGAGGGCACGAGCCACGGCCGGCGCTACGTTGGACGAACTCCGGAAGTTCGCGCGGACTCTCTAG
- a CDS encoding purine-nucleoside phosphorylase, whose protein sequence is MGTSDAHSADPTIDPAGAAATAAAAIAEATGVAAHSVAIVLGSGWQAAADRFGEPTATLRMADLPGFAPPSASGHSGTITSVNVGGTHTLLLQGRTHAYEGHELRRVVHPVRTAIAAGSGTVVLTNAAGGIREGMSVGQPVLISDHLNLTARSPLIGAEFVDLVDAYSPELRDLARSIDPTLEEGVYAGLPGPHYETPAEIRMLRTIGADLVGMSTVHETIAARALGARVLGVSLVTNLAAGMTGEHLNHKEVLQAGKASASRMGELLHRLVSTL, encoded by the coding sequence GTGGGAACTTCTGACGCACACAGTGCCGACCCGACCATCGACCCGGCAGGTGCCGCCGCAACCGCCGCCGCCGCCATCGCCGAAGCAACCGGTGTGGCCGCGCACTCGGTAGCGATCGTGCTCGGTTCGGGCTGGCAAGCCGCCGCCGATAGGTTCGGCGAACCGACTGCCACCCTTCGCATGGCCGATCTCCCCGGGTTCGCGCCGCCGTCGGCGTCGGGACACTCCGGAACCATCACTTCGGTGAATGTCGGCGGGACGCACACCCTCCTGCTCCAAGGCCGTACCCACGCCTACGAAGGGCACGAGCTTCGACGCGTCGTGCACCCGGTGCGCACCGCCATCGCTGCCGGTTCCGGCACCGTCGTGCTGACCAATGCGGCGGGCGGAATTCGCGAGGGCATGAGCGTCGGACAACCGGTCTTGATCTCGGACCACCTCAATCTCACTGCCCGGTCACCGTTGATCGGCGCCGAGTTCGTCGATCTCGTCGACGCCTACTCCCCCGAACTTCGCGACCTCGCGCGCAGCATCGATCCCACTCTCGAGGAAGGTGTCTACGCCGGCCTCCCGGGTCCGCACTACGAGACTCCCGCCGAGATCCGCATGCTCCGAACCATCGGGGCCGACCTCGTCGGCATGTCGACGGTGCACGAGACCATCGCCGCGCGCGCACTCGGTGCCCGAGTTCTCGGAGTCTCCCTCGTGACCAACCTCGCTGCCGGCATGACGGGCGAACACCTCAACCACAAGGAAGTTCTCCAAGCAGGCAAGGCGTCGGCATCGCGCATGGGCGAATTACTGCATCGACTGGTCTCGACGCTGTGA
- a CDS encoding helix-turn-helix domain-containing protein, producing MVNSSDTSARSKILTAAHPLFVRNGYASTTVKQIATDAGVAVQTVYFVFGNKRAILEALLDRAIAGDELPIATLERQWVADAIAASDPIEHLRIHVHAARLVSERVAGILLAVRAGAHADPDVAALWRTNVEQRVTVLRHLMTSLAQKVAGMDVETCVDVGLALLSPENFTVLVDDRGWTTEKYESWVVEGLAAAAECR from the coding sequence GTGGTCAACTCCTCCGACACCAGTGCCCGCTCGAAGATCCTCACCGCGGCCCACCCGCTGTTCGTCAGGAATGGGTACGCGTCGACGACCGTCAAGCAGATCGCAACCGACGCGGGGGTCGCAGTGCAGACCGTGTACTTCGTGTTCGGCAACAAGCGCGCGATCCTCGAAGCGCTCCTCGACCGCGCGATCGCGGGCGACGAACTCCCCATAGCCACCCTCGAAAGGCAATGGGTCGCCGACGCCATTGCCGCCTCGGACCCCATCGAACATCTGCGGATTCACGTGCACGCCGCCCGCCTCGTCTCCGAACGCGTCGCAGGAATCCTGCTTGCGGTCCGCGCGGGTGCACACGCCGATCCGGACGTGGCAGCACTGTGGCGAACCAACGTCGAGCAGCGCGTCACTGTGCTTCGGCATCTCATGACATCGCTGGCTCAGAAGGTCGCCGGCATGGATGTCGAGACCTGCGTAGATGTCGGACTGGCGCTGTTGAGTCCGGAGAACTTCACTGTGCTCGTCGACGATCGCGGATGGACGACGGAGAAGTACGAATCCTGGGTGGTCGAGGGTCTTGCGGCGGCCGCCGAATGTCGATGA
- a CDS encoding YbaB/EbfC family nucleoid-associated protein, with translation MNDPLDDLIDRADRALSVMHDATEMLSTLRIVRRSPDGLATVTVDGSGAMVDLYLQSDLSRESATQLENSIVATAAEAAGEALRRRASVLEQMQSSLSDT, from the coding sequence GTGAACGATCCACTCGATGACCTGATCGATCGCGCCGACCGCGCGTTGTCCGTCATGCACGACGCAACGGAGATGCTGTCTACCCTGCGGATAGTTCGCCGATCTCCCGATGGTCTGGCCACCGTCACAGTCGACGGTTCGGGGGCAATGGTCGACCTGTACCTGCAGTCCGACCTGTCGCGCGAGTCGGCGACCCAACTCGAAAACTCCATCGTCGCCACCGCTGCCGAGGCCGCCGGCGAGGCACTTCGGCGTCGAGCTTCCGTCTTGGAGCAGATGCAAAGTTCGCTCTCAGACACCTGA
- the upp gene encoding uracil phosphoribosyltransferase, giving the protein METHVVDHPLAAALLTTMRDERSDNATFRSALRQLTHMLVYEATRDADIDTFDVKTPVATTKGTRLARPPLLVPVLRAGLGMVEKASGLIPQSRVGFVGMARDEETHQPVPYMESLPDDLSQTPVYVLDPMLATGGSMVHTIELLVERGAADVTAICVVAAPEGVAALEASGLPVRLVAASIDDGLNDDAFIVPGLGDAGDRQFGPR; this is encoded by the coding sequence ATGGAAACTCACGTGGTCGACCATCCACTGGCCGCTGCACTGCTGACGACGATGCGCGACGAGCGCAGCGACAACGCAACATTTAGGTCCGCACTCCGCCAGCTCACCCACATGCTGGTGTACGAGGCCACCCGCGACGCCGACATCGACACGTTCGACGTGAAGACTCCGGTGGCTACCACGAAGGGCACGAGGCTGGCGCGTCCGCCGCTGCTCGTGCCGGTTCTCAGGGCGGGCTTGGGAATGGTGGAGAAGGCAAGTGGCCTGATCCCGCAGTCACGCGTCGGCTTCGTCGGGATGGCGCGCGACGAGGAGACACACCAGCCGGTTCCGTACATGGAGTCGCTGCCCGACGATCTGTCGCAGACTCCGGTCTATGTACTGGACCCGATGTTGGCGACGGGAGGTTCCATGGTTCACACCATCGAACTCCTCGTCGAGCGGGGAGCAGCGGACGTCACCGCTATCTGCGTCGTCGCCGCCCCTGAAGGCGTCGCGGCACTCGAGGCGTCGGGACTGCCGGTGCGACTCGTCGCCGCGAGTATCGACGACGGACTCAACGACGACGCCTTCATCGTGCCGGGTCTCGGCGACGCGGGCGATCGTCAGTTCGGTCCGCGCTGA
- a CDS encoding adenosine deaminase: MSTANPNSGATPLDLPSIKTAPKALLHDHLDGGLRPQTVLELADECGYDGLPAQDGPALGEWFRNAADSGSLERYLETFAHTVAVMQTPEGLSRVARECAEDLAEDGVVYAEVRFAPEQHLDRGLTLDEVVEHVLEGFRAGESAARVNGKRIRVGCLLTAMRHAARSREIAELAVRFRDRGVVGFDIAGAEAGFPPSRHLDAFEYMREANAHFTIHAGEAFGLPSIQEAVAFCGTDRLGHGVRIIDDIAIASDGTPSLGLLAAYVRDTRMPLELCPSSNVQTGAVDSIEKHPFDLLARLRFRVTVNTDNRLMSGTSMSREMHTLAQTFGYGWTDLERFTINAMKSAFIPFDERLELIDNVVKPGYAVLIG, translated from the coding sequence ATGAGTACCGCGAACCCGAACAGCGGCGCGACGCCGCTCGACCTCCCCTCCATCAAGACGGCCCCCAAAGCTCTACTGCACGACCATCTCGACGGCGGACTTCGGCCACAGACTGTGCTGGAACTGGCCGATGAGTGCGGATACGACGGCTTGCCTGCGCAGGACGGTCCTGCTTTGGGCGAATGGTTTCGGAACGCTGCCGACAGTGGTTCGCTCGAGCGGTATCTGGAGACCTTCGCTCACACCGTCGCGGTCATGCAGACGCCGGAGGGACTCTCGCGTGTCGCCCGTGAGTGCGCGGAAGACCTGGCCGAGGACGGCGTTGTGTATGCGGAGGTGCGGTTCGCCCCTGAACAGCACCTGGATCGAGGGCTGACCCTGGACGAGGTCGTCGAGCATGTGCTCGAAGGTTTCCGCGCAGGCGAATCGGCGGCCCGGGTGAACGGCAAACGAATTCGTGTCGGATGTCTGCTGACGGCGATGCGTCACGCTGCACGGTCACGTGAGATTGCAGAGCTTGCCGTGCGCTTCAGGGATCGCGGTGTCGTCGGGTTCGACATCGCCGGAGCGGAAGCAGGATTCCCTCCCAGTCGTCATCTCGATGCTTTCGAGTACATGCGAGAAGCCAACGCGCACTTCACTATTCATGCGGGGGAGGCCTTCGGTCTGCCGTCCATTCAGGAAGCGGTCGCGTTCTGCGGCACGGACCGCCTTGGCCACGGCGTCCGCATCATCGACGACATTGCAATCGCGTCGGACGGGACTCCGTCGCTCGGACTGCTCGCGGCGTACGTCCGCGACACACGCATGCCGCTGGAACTCTGCCCGAGTTCGAACGTGCAGACCGGCGCCGTCGACAGCATCGAAAAGCACCCATTCGATCTTCTTGCGCGACTGCGGTTCCGCGTCACCGTCAACACCGACAACCGATTGATGAGTGGTACGTCGATGTCTCGCGAGATGCACACCCTCGCCCAGACGTTCGGCTACGGCTGGACCGACCTCGAGCGCTTCACGATCAACGCGATGAAATCCGCGTTCATCCCGTTCGACGAACGACTGGAGCTGATCGACAACGTCGTCAAACCTGGATACGCGGTTCTCATCGGCTAG
- a CDS encoding type VII secretion target, with the protein MTEISAVSAGVHAYATTMGAAAAQVATAAAATTACGPAVLAPVFGLIGTEFLAAFTGVHGAHGAAVGKLAETVASLGVAASASSGAYDLADAQTAASLM; encoded by the coding sequence GTGACAGAGATATCGGCAGTATCTGCGGGAGTGCACGCGTACGCGACGACGATGGGAGCAGCCGCCGCTCAGGTCGCCACGGCGGCTGCCGCGACGACTGCGTGCGGGCCTGCCGTTCTCGCGCCGGTGTTCGGGCTGATCGGCACCGAGTTTCTCGCTGCATTCACCGGAGTTCACGGCGCGCACGGGGCCGCAGTCGGCAAACTCGCCGAGACTGTGGCCAGTCTCGGTGTCGCGGCGTCGGCATCCAGCGGCGCCTATGACCTAGCCGACGCTCAGACCGCTGCGAGCCTGATGTGA
- a CDS encoding C40 family peptidase, with product MIELLAKPITDLLGAFGSGIVPSGGPTDVLRSSSRALESVQSIGQSAVGELATAWSGPAATAAIELAGQAHTSALGLSDHGVEIAAVVDRACEKVQAGLVELQGIAQSFISVAGAAAPMLFTPAGQSMLITTAIEHLQRALAVVSRVRGELAVHTAEISAYTAPPPVPQPAGAAPTTAPASAPIPVGSDPGSQFGQNFARTLSSSASSILPDTPSNLMTSPATATVPAAQTSDASMFTGNPQRTSADMGGVGGGVQVALPDGSVAVAPNEEAAGAVRSALTQQGTPYVWGGTEPGRGLDCSGLTQWAYGEQGVELPRLAQEQNVGTQIGQDELMPGDLAVWDGHVAMVIGNGQIVEAGDPVQVGDVRTTNSGMAFKGFYRPTA from the coding sequence GTGATCGAACTGCTCGCCAAGCCCATCACCGATCTCCTCGGCGCGTTCGGGTCCGGCATCGTTCCCAGCGGTGGACCGACAGACGTACTGCGGTCCTCGTCTCGGGCGCTCGAGTCGGTACAGAGCATCGGACAATCGGCCGTCGGTGAACTTGCGACCGCATGGAGTGGGCCTGCTGCCACCGCCGCTATCGAACTCGCCGGCCAAGCCCATACGAGCGCTCTCGGGCTGTCCGATCATGGCGTCGAGATCGCGGCAGTAGTCGACCGCGCCTGCGAGAAGGTCCAGGCCGGACTCGTCGAACTGCAGGGCATTGCGCAGTCCTTCATCTCGGTCGCGGGCGCCGCCGCGCCGATGCTGTTCACCCCGGCAGGCCAGTCGATGCTGATCACGACGGCCATCGAACACTTGCAGCGCGCCCTGGCGGTCGTGTCCCGCGTGCGCGGCGAGCTCGCCGTCCACACCGCCGAGATCAGCGCCTACACAGCGCCTCCGCCGGTCCCCCAGCCCGCAGGCGCAGCGCCCACGACTGCACCGGCATCCGCTCCTATACCAGTCGGATCGGACCCGGGCAGCCAATTCGGGCAGAACTTCGCCAGGACGCTGTCGTCGTCCGCGTCCTCGATTCTTCCCGACACACCGTCGAACCTGATGACCTCACCGGCTACCGCTACGGTCCCCGCAGCCCAGACATCCGATGCGTCCATGTTCACCGGCAACCCCCAGCGGACGTCGGCGGACATGGGCGGCGTCGGAGGTGGCGTCCAGGTCGCGCTTCCCGACGGCAGCGTCGCAGTGGCGCCCAACGAGGAAGCAGCAGGCGCGGTGCGCAGTGCGCTGACACAGCAGGGCACGCCGTATGTCTGGGGTGGAACCGAGCCGGGACGCGGCCTCGACTGCAGCGGCCTGACCCAGTGGGCGTACGGCGAGCAGGGCGTGGAGTTGCCGAGGCTGGCGCAGGAGCAGAACGTCGGCACCCAGATCGGCCAGGACGAGCTCATGCCGGGCGACCTTGCAGTGTGGGACGGTCACGTCGCCATGGTCATAGGAAACGGTCAGATCGTGGAGGCAGGCGATCCCGTGCAAGTCGGTGACGTCCGAACCACCAACTCGGGTATGGCCTTCAAGGGCTTCTACAGGCCGACCGCATGA